The Cupriavidus necator N-1 DNA window AACCTTGAGGTTTCGCGAGTAACCGGCCCACTGGAGCACTTTGAAATAGAGGACGGTGGAGACGTCTTCCATCGTGGCGCCTGCGAGCATTTCGCTCGCCAGGTCCAGCATGACCACGGCCGCCGGGAACCGCTGCGCTACGGTGTTCAGCAGGGCCTTGGTTTGCGGCTTATGCAGGCGGTCCTGCAGGTACTTAATGAACGGCGTGCCATCGATGGTGCGCTGATCATCGAAGGCCAATCCGAGATACTTGGTGAACGAGCTCTTACCTGATCCGTAGAAGCCAGAGACCCAGACTCCAACTTCGTTCTCGCCACCCGATTCCATCGCCAGCTGCATCCGATCAAGCAGCTTGCGGAACTGCTCCTCGATGCTTTCGGTGACCACATACTCGGAGATCTCAGCCTTGAGGCGGCCTTCCTGCGAGACGCCGTAGGTGATGACCTTCTCGATGGTCCGGTAGATGTCCTTGCTTGGGTCGAAGAGTGAGCGGATGGTCATAGGTTTGTCTCAGGGTTCCTTTGTCTGATCAGCCGCCGACATGGACTGAGCGATAGTTGCCGTCTTCCGGGTAGAAGCCCAGAAACTTCAGGCGCGTCTTGCCGGTTCGTACGCCGGGGTATAGAAAAATCGTCGGCACGTGAAACTTGCCGTGAAGCTGGCTTTCGATGGCTCCAATGCGCAGAAACGGATGCAGTGCCTCCAGGTCGGTCACCAATAGCAGCGCGTTCTGCTGGCCCTCTAGAGGTTGCAAGGTGTCCTCCAGCCGCTTCAATAGACCGTTATCCGCCGTCAAGATGTCTGCCAAGGCCTTGTTGGTGCGCGGCCAATCCAGTGGGGCAGACTTGTCTTCCATCACGCAGAGCGACCAGAATGGATCGTCCTTGAGTAGCGCCCAGATTTGTTCCGCAATGGAGAAGGTGTGCACGTTCCAGCCTTCTTGGTGGAGCTTGGCCACCCAGGCGGGCGTCTGTCGCTTCGCTTCGAGGATCTGGTCCGGAGAAAAGACGAGGTAGTAGATCGGCTCGAAGCTCGCATGGCCGAGCTCGCGCCCGTGCCGGATGCGCTCGCGCAGCTCGTCGAAGTCAGCTTTGAGTGAGGACATCGCAGAGCGCCTCCATGTCTTGTTGTTTCCAGCTGATCCGGATCACATCTCCCGCCGCTTGGACGATGAGCAATCCTTTCAGCGAAAGCCGCTTGATCTCTTCCAGCACGTCTTCGCGGGCCAGGCCAAACAGCTGCCAGTCTTCGTGCGTCAGCAGAGCGTTATCACCAACGCCGGCAAAGTGCAGCTCATAGGCGAGGTAAGCAGCGACGGAAGGTGAAATGCGCAACGGCAGGATGCGTCGGCTGGAACGCAGTCCGCGTTCGAGCATACCGTAATCCGCGCAGCATCCAGTCAGATAGGCGGAGACACGTCGGACGGTGGTCTCAGACCAGCGTTTGACAGTCTTGCTGTCATCGATGCCACGCTCGACAAAGGCGCGAGCGTCATCATTGGTGATCTGTGTGTATCCGCCAGCGTATCGAGTCCAGTAAACTTGGCGCACGAAGTCGCCAAGGATGGGATTGGCTCGGCTCGTATGCACGAACATGAGCTGCGTCAGGTCAGCCGTCGAAATCGTTGCGGACAGGCGTTTGAGGTGGGCAGCCGACGCGCCGCCCGCCACCAAATAGCGTGGAGCGAAGCATTCAACGACGATATTGCGAAGTCGGCGCGCCGTGACAGTCGGGAATCGACCCGATCCCAGTGCAACCTGATGCAGCTGATTCGCCGACATGCCCGGCGACCACAAGTCGAGCAAGGCTTTGGTCTCATTGACGAGTCCAAGGCCTGCTTGCAGCTGGGTCGTGTACGGCTTGTTCTTAGCCACGGCTACCCCACAAGATACGGATAGACTTTGGCGCTCTGCGAGAAAGCCGTAAGGTAGGCACTTGCGATCGCCTGCAAGGTAGCAGCGGAGTTGAGGTCCTTGATACACCCGACTGCAGTCGGCCCAACGCCAGAAGCGGTGCTGGTAGCGGCCAATCGCCTTAGTGCGTCCAATGTAGCCTCCTTGCCTTGAGCGGCCTGGCTGGCGAGCTCTTCGCCGAAACCACCCTGCACGATCACGTGAAGGTCCTGCTCTACTTCTTCCGGCAGCCGGAACAGGTGATAGCTGCCCACGTTCAAGTGCTCGTCGTGCAGTCGTCGGGCAGCCTCCAGGACACCGTGGTACTGAGCGAGTGTGGGTGTCTTAGCGAAGACTGGTTCAAGGAAAAGCCGGCTTGACGCACCGAAGAAAGCTGTCGGCCACCAGGCAAACTGGGCTCGCTCGCCAAGGTATCCAACAACAAGCCGCATCTGCAGCAGCGTCGATTGGTAGGATTCGTCCATTTCTTCTTTCACTGGTTGACCTTTTCTGTTGGCGCGTGAGCGCATAAGGCCGTACTTATTCGTCCGTTCCCACTCCCCCTGCATGCCGTCGGACATCTGTAGCCCGGGACCCGGCGCTGGGCGCGATGGCCAAGGCCGGTACTCATGTTCGCGCAAAGGCCACCGTCGACCAGCACGAAGAGAGCAACTTCCCATGCCGATTTTCCGCTCTTTCTTATTGCGATATCCGCGCTAGTTCTTTACCAAACATTCACCGCATCGGCAAGAACCTGAATGACGGGATGCAAGTTGCTCAATTTCATGATTCGGGAATTCTTGGCTTGTCCAAGTCAGCAGCCGTTACGAATCAACTGGCACGGATACCGGAACGACTGTGAGCGGATGGCCGCGAAGGGGCCGTTTTCCAAGTCAAGCCGGCAGGCCACAAATTCGGAGAGCTACTGGTCGGCGGATGTGCCGCCTGCCCATGGAGAGAGCCCGCTGGCCTCTCGCAGCGACAGCGCCGAAAGCGTTTGCTTCCTTTCGGCATTGGTGCATCGGCCGTTAGCACTGCGCCTTCGTGCCCCCAAGAAACTTGGGGCTCACGGGTCGACCACAACTTCTTTGTACCGAGGATTGCCTCTAGGTCAGGAGTATCCACTCAGCATCACGCGCCCAACGAACACAGTACGATGCATCAACTCTATCTTGGTTGGTACCGCGATAGTTGCATCTGTAACTAAGTGGATTTTCTGTCGGAAATTCTGTGGGGCAGCCTGAATGGTCCCTCCCCCCCCTTTTTCAATATGCCCCCCCGGGGGGCGGCTCTTTGGGGAAGAAATTCCTTTGGCGCCGCAACCTGAGGCGGCTGGGGGGCAGTCGGGAGGGCCTCTGAGAAACAATGGCCTGGGCCCAAAATTCGTCACCCCGCGAGTTACGCACCGCCACAACCGGTACACGGGGGGCCGAGTCCGAAATATCGGTTACACACTGGTTACACGAGGCGCGCAATAAAAACGGGGTTACGTGGACTTCCACGTAACCCCTTGATTCCATTGGTGCCGGCTGCAGGACTCGAACCCGCCACCTGATGATTACAAATCAACTGCTCTACCTGATGAGCTAAGCCGGCATATCTGGTGCAGACCGCGATTCTACTGCATTGCGGTCCGCTTTGGGGTGGCTTACTTCACCACTTTCAGTGCGGGCTTCTTGCTGCCGATGCGGGGCACCGGGGGCGGCGTGTCGTCGTCGCCGGGGCCGGTGTCGGCGGTGCTTGCCGAGGTCTCGGCTTCCACCGGGGCCAGCTTGGGCGGCGGGTTGTTTTCGCGCTCGGTGGCGGCCTGGGTTTCCGGCAGGCTGCGTTCGACCGGGAAGGCCATGCCCTGCCCGTTCTCACGGGCGTAGATGGCCAGCACGTTCTCGACAGGGACGTCGATCTTGCGCGAAACGCCGCCGAAGCGTGCGCTGAAGGCGATCCACTCGTTGCCCATATCCAGGCCGCTGGTGGCGTCGAAGCTGACGTTGAGCACGATCTCGTTGTTCTTGACGAACTCGCGCGGCACGCTGGTGTTGGCGTCGACGAAGACGGCGATGTACGGCGTGAAGCCGTTGTCCGTGCACCATTCATAGATGGCGCGGATCAGGTAGGGCTTGGTGGAGGTTTCAGGCATTGTGCTTCCAATGGCGCCGTGGTGGCCCGAGGGCGGATGCTTTCGGGCCGGTGCCGGTTAGCGGCGCATCACCTTCTCGGACGGGGTGAGCGCTTCGATGTACGCGGGACGGCTGAAAATGCGTTCAGCATACTTCAGCAGCGGCGCGGCGTTCTTCGACAGCTCAATGCCGTAGTGGTCCAGGCGCCACAGCAGCGGCGCGATGGCGACGTCGAGCATCGAGAACTCTTCGCCCAGCATGTACTTGTTCTTGACGAAGATCGGCGCAAGCTGCGTCAGGCGGTCGCGGATCGCGGCGCGGGCGCGTTCGTGGTTCTTCTCCGCGGCCTTGCCCTTTTCGTTTTCCAGCGTGTAGACGTGGGTGAACAGTTCCTTTTCGAAGTTGAACAGGAACAGGCGGGCGCGGGCACGCTGCACCGGGTCAGCCGGCATCAGCTGCGGGTGCGGGAAGCGCTCATCGATGTATTCGTTGATGATGTTCGACTCATACAGAATGAGGTCGCGCTCGACCAGGATGGGGACCTGGCCGTACGGGTTCATCACCGAAATATCTTCGGGCTTGTTGAACAGGTCGACGTCGCGGATTTCAAAATCCATGCCCTTTTCAAACAGGACAAGGCGGCAACGTTGGGAAAACGGGCAAGTCGTACCCGAATACAACACCATCATGGTTGGATTCCTTGGGCTTAGCCGAAGCAGGGTCGGACAGTAAGGTCTGACATTCTGCCAAAGTCGGCCACCAGAAAGCAAATTAGTGGCAAATAGCGCACTTTACTGGTGCGCTTCTGCAGGCTTTCCAAGAGAAAAAGCCAGGGGCGGTGCTGCTTTCGCAGCGGCCACCCCTGGCCTTTGTCCTGTCCGGGCCCGGATTCGGGCCCCTGGCATGCCTTACTTCACGTCTTTCCAGTACGCGGCGTTGAGGCGCCAGGCAAAGACGGTGAACACGCCCAGGAACAGCAGCACCCAGACGCCCAGGCGCTTGCGGTGATTCTGCGCGGGCTCGGCCATCCAGTCCAGGAAGCCGACCAGGTCGGCGGTGGCCTGGTCGTACTCGACCTTGCTCAGCTTGCCCTGGCTCAATTGCTCGAAGCCGGCGAACTTGTGCACCTTCTCGCCGTGCTCTTCCACTTCCGTGAACTTGGCGGCGCGCTGGCCCTGCAGTTCCCACAGCACGTGCGGCATGCCGACGCTCGGGAACACCAGGTTGTTCCAGCCGGTGGCGCGGCTGTCGTCACGGTAGAACGTGCGCAGGTAGGTGTAGAGCCAGTCGTCGCCGCGGGCGCGGGCGATCACCGACAGGTCCGGCGGCTGCGCACCGAAGAAGGCCTTGGCTTCCTTCGGCTGCATGGCGATGGTCATGGTCTCGCCGACCTTGTCCGCGCTGAACAGCAGGTTTTCGCGGATCTGGTCGTCGGTCAGGCCGATGTCCTTGAGCCGGTTGTAACGCATCATCGATGCGCCGTGACAGTTCAGGCAGTAGTTGACGAACACCTTGGCGCCGCGCTGCAGCGACGACAGGTCAGCAGTGTTCACCGGTGCCGGCTCAAGGGGGAAGCCCCCCTCGGATGCCATGGCAGGCGCGCCGGCAAAGCAGGCGCCGGCCAGCGCGAGGATCGAAAGCAGCTTTTTCATCTTGTGTCCTTGTGCTCTTGTCGGGGTTCGCTTCGCTCAGTGCGGGTGGAACGTGACACGCTCCGGGACCGGCTTGAACTCGCCGACACGGCTCCACAGCGGCATGGTCAGGAAGAAGGCAAAGTACAGCAGCGTACCGAGCTGCGACACCTTCTCACCGACCGGCGACGGCGGTTGCACGCCAAGATAGCCGAGCACCAGGAACACCACCACGAAGACGGTCAGGATGGTCTTGTGGAAGGCAGGACGATAGCGGATGGACTTGACCGGCGAGCAGTCCAGCCACGGCAGGAAGAACAGGATCACCACCGAGCCGCCCATCACCAGCACGCCCCAGAACTTGGCGTCGATGAAGTAGAAGCCCACGGCCAGGATCACCGCGATGGCGATCGCGCCGACCTTGATGCGTGCGTCCTTGCTGCGCAGGAACACCATGCCGAGCAGCAGCGCGAAGAACACCCACAGGATCGGCAGGAAGTTCGACGTGGTGGCGCGCAGCATCGAGTAGAACGGCGTGAAGTACCACACCGGCGCGATATGCGGCGGGGTCTTCAGCGGGTCAGCCGGGAAGAAGTTGTTGTGTTCCAGGAAATAGCCGCCCACTTCCGGGAAGAAGAAGATCACGGCCGAGAAGAGCAGCAGGAAGCCGGCAACGCCCAGCGTGTCGTGCACCGAGTAGTAGGGGTGGAACGGGATGCCGTCCAGCGGGATGCCCTTCTCATCCTTCTTGGCCTTGATCTCGACGCCGTCCGGGTTGTTCGAACCGACTTCGTGCAGCGCGATGATGTGGGCAATGACCAGGCCCAGCAGCACCAGCGGCACGGCGATGACGTGGAACGAGAAGAAGCGGTTCAGCGTTGCATCGCTCACCACGTAGTCACCACGGATGAACAGCGACAGGTCCTGGCCGATCACGGGAATCGCCGAGAACAGGTTCACGATCACCTGGGCGCCCCAGTACGACATCTGGCCCCATGGCAGCAGGTAGCCCATGAAGGCTTCCGCCATCAGGCACAGGAAGATCAGGCAGCCGAAGATCCAGACCAGCTCGCGCGGCTTGCGGTACGAACCGTACAGCAGGCCCCGGAACATATGCAGGTAGACCACGACGAAGAAGGCCGAGGCGCCGGTCGAGTGCATGTAGCGCACCAGCCAGCCCCAGGGGACTTCGCGCATGATGTATTCCACGCTGGCGAAGGCCACGGGAATGCCGGCGGCGTTCAGCGTGGCGTCGGGCTTGTAGTTCATCACCAGGAAGATGCCGGTGACGATCTGGATCACCAGCACCAGCAGCGCCAGCGAACCGAAGAAGTACCAGAAGTTGAAGTTCTTCGGCGCGTAGTACTTGGAGAGGTGGTCTTCCCACAGTTGGGTTGCGGGGAAGCGGGCGTCGATCCAGCCCAGCAGGCCGGTCGTCTTGACTTGTTTTTCGGCCGCCATGATCAGGCTTCTCCTTTCTCGTCCTTGCCGATCACGATCTTGCTGTCGGTCAGGAACTGGTAGGGGGGAACATCGAGATTCTGCGGAGCCGGCTTGTTCTTGAAGACGCGCCCGGCGAGGTCGAAGGTCGACCCGTGGCAGGGGCAAAGGAAACCGGGATCAGTGCCGAGCTGAGAATTGGCACCGGGGCCGAAGGGGCCCGAAGGCGAGCAGCCCAGGTGGGAACAGATACCCACCACGACCAGGACGTCCTTGTGGTCTGCGCGCGAACGGGTTTCGTTCTTGCAGTACTCAGGCGTTTTCATGGTGAATGGCACGTCGGAATTGGGATCGGCTACCTCGCCGTCCGTCTTCTTCAGCGACGCCAGTTGTTCGTCCGTGCGCCGCATGATCCAGACCGGCTTGCCGCGCCATTCGACAGTCATCATCTCGCCTGGCTTCAGCGCGCCAATATCCGCCTCGACTGGAGCACCCGCGGCTTTGGCCTTCTCCGATGGTGCAAAAGTACTGACGAAAGGAACCGCTACCGCTACGCCTCCGACGCCGCCAGCGACGGATGTCGCGATCAACCAATTGCGGCGACCTTTATCCACGCTCTTCACGTCTTGCTGGTCACTCATTCCAAACCCCAGGGGAAGTCAATTTAGATTTTGCGTCAACCATAAAGTGTACCTTAGACACCAGCGCACTAGATAGGCAGAAAATGCCACGGCCATGCGCGATTATCGGACGTGCAACCCGGAAAGCGGCTTCGGTGCTTGCTTTCCGGTGAGTGATGCGGCAGGCTTCGAGCTTGAAACCGTTCATCGCTAGTGACAAGAAGGAGAACCCCCCATGGGCATGATCTCGGAATTCAGAACCTTCGCCGTACGCGGTAACGTGATCGACCTTGCGGTCGGTGTGATCATCGGCGCGGCATTCGGCAAGATCGTGGATTCAGTGGTCAACGACCTGATCATGCCGTTGGTGGGCCGCGTGATCGGCAAGCTGGACTTCTCCAGTATGTTCATCGTGCTGGCGGATCCCCCACCGGGAACACCCACTACGCTCGATGCCCTGAAGAAGGCCGGCGTGCCCGTCTTTGCCTACGGCAATTTCCTGACCATCGTTGTCAACTTCCTGATCCTGGCCTTCATCATCTTCCTGATGGTGCGTGCCTTTAACAGGATGCGCGCCGCGGAACCGGAAGCAGCGCCCGCCGCACCGCCTGAGGAAGTCGTGTTGCTTCGTGAAATCCGCGACAGCCTGAAGACCCGCTGATTGGTGCGCCATATGCGCGCCGAACCCGGAAGATAAAACGGCCCCGATGGGGCCGTTTTGTTTTGCGTCAGATCAGACGGGATTAGGAATATCGATAAACGTGTGGCGCAGGCCAAAGCGTTCGGCCACATGCTCGCCAAGCGAGCGGATGCCGTAGCGCTCGGTGGCGTGATGACCGGCGGCAAGATACGCCACGCCGCTTTCGCGCGCCAGGTGCGTGGTCTGCTCCGAGACTTCGCCGCTCAGATAGGCATCGACACCCGCGGCCACCGCGGCATCGAAATAACCTTGCGCCCCGCCCGTGCACCAGCCGACGGTGCGGATCATCTGGTCCGGCTCGCCGATGGCCAGCGGCTCGCGCCCCAGCACGCCACCAACGTGCGCGGCCAGCGCAGAGAGCGGCATCGGCGCGGGCAGCGTGCCGGTCCAGCCGAGCTGGTCGTCGCTGAAGCGGCCGGTCGGCGTAAAGCCGAGCTGCAGGCCGAGCTGGGCGTTGTTGCCGAACTCAGGGTGGTTGTCCAGGGGCAGGTGGAAGGCGAACAAGTTGACGTCCGCGCCCAGCAGGCGCTTCAGACGCGCGTGCTTCTGCCCGACCACGCGCGCATCTTCGTTTTTCCAGAAGTAGCCGTGATGGACGAGGATGGCGTCGGCCCCCGCTTCGATCGCGGCATCGACCAATGCCAGGCTTGCCGTCACTCCCGTCACGACGTGTGTGACTTCCGAGCGACCTTGCACTTGCAGCCCGTTGGGACAATAGTCCTTGTAGCGGGAAACTTCCAACAGGTCGTTCAAGTACAATTCAAGCTCTTTTGTTTTCATTTTCTGCTCAAAACTCCAATATGTTGCGGCGCTTTTGGCTGTTCTTTGCCCAGGCTGTCACCGTCGTGCTGGCGGTCTGGTTCGTCGTGGCAACGCTCAAGCCTGATTGGCTGCAGAGGGGGCGCGTCGCGGTCCAGTCCGGTTCGCCCATCGTGGCGCTCAAGGAAGTCGTGCCCAACGTGTCCGGTCCTGCGGCCGAAGGGTCTTACAGCGAAGCCGCCCAGGTGGCCATGCCGGCGGTGGTCAATATCTTTACCAGCAAGAACGGCAACAAGCGCTCGCCCAACCCGCAGGCCGAGGATCCGTGGTTCCGCTTCTTCTTTGGCGACCGCCTGCCTGAGCGGCAGGAGCCGGTCTCCAGCCTGGGGTCTGGCGTCATTGTCAGCGCCGAGGGTTACATTCTAACCAACCACCACGTAGTCGACGGCGCCGATGAAATCGAGATCGCGCTGACCGACGGCCGCAAGGCCAACGCCAAGGTGGTGGGCTCCGACCCGGAAACCGACCTGGCCGTGCTCAAGGTGACGCTCAAGGACCTGCCCGCGATCACGCTGGGCCGGCTTGAGAACGTGAAGGTCGGCGACGTGGTGCTAGCCATCGGCAACCCGTTCGGCGTCGGCCAGACGGTGACGATGGGCATTGTCTCGGCGCTGGGCCGCAGCCACCTGGGCATCAATACCTTCGAGAACTTCATCCAGACCGATGCGGCCATCAACCCGGGCAACTCGGGTGGCGCGCTGGTGGATGCGCAGGGCAACCTGCTGGGCATCAATACGGCGATCTACTCGCGTTCGGGCGGCTCGCTGGGGATCGGCTTTGCCATTCCCGTGTCGACCGCCAAGCAGGTGATGGAATCGATCATCTCCACCGGCAGCGTGACGCGCGGCTGGATCGGGGTCGAGCCGCAGGACATGACGCCCGAGATCGCCGAATCGTTCGGCCTCGATGCCAAGGAAGGCGCACTGATCGCCGCAGTGGTCCAGGGCGGGCCGGCCGACAAGGCAGGCGTGAAGCCCGGCGATGTGCTGACCAAGGTGGATGGCTTGTCGATCACGGACACGACCGCGCTGCTCAATGCGATTGCCCAGCTCAAGCCAGGCGTGGACATCAAGATGACCGTGATCCGCCGCGGCAAGGCAACGGACCTGACGGTGACGATCGGCAAACGGCCTCCGCCGCCGCGCCGCGCACTGCCGTTTGAAGAGGAAGAGTGAGGCTCGGCACGACACGGGCCTGAAGAAAGAACCCCGCCGCCTTGGCGGGGTTTTTTGTGCCCGGTGGCCAGGCAGCCCGCCGCGTCACGGTAATGCGACGGGAAACAATGGACCTGAGCGGCAGACACCGCGCCTCGATGGCATGGCGGCGCACATCAATGCCCGTGAGGGTCGTAGGCAGGGCAGCCCCTCGAATCCTGTCCACGTGCTGGCGGGCCGCAATCCGCGCCGGCAACGCCTTCCCGATCGTCAGCAAGACGAAGCAGAATTCCCTGCGCGCCGCGAGCCACCCGCTCCCCCTCCCTGCCCGGCTGCCGATGCGCAACATGACACGCGAAGCACGGCAACATGCACAACCCGGCCTGTGCCTGCTCTTGGCAGCCCCACAAGACAAGAGGCCGGCATCCTTACGGATGCCGGCCTCTTGGTTCAAGCCAATCCTAAGCGAGCTTACGCTCGCGTCAGATTAGAACTTGTGGCGCAGACCAACCACGGCGCCGAACTGGTTGTCACCTTCGCCGCTGGCGTTGGTGCTAACCTTGCCGAAGCCGTCCAGGCCCAGGTTGGAGTTGTTCTTGTTCAGAACGTAACCCAGGCTCAGGTAGGCATCGGTACGCTTCGAGAAAGCGTAGTCAGCCGAAGCCACGAAGCTCCACGGATCGCCCTTCTGGCCGCGGAAGTCTTGGTAGTAAGCAGCGCCGGTCAGCGACAGAGCCGGGGTCACTTGGTAGCCAACGCCCAGCCAGTACAGGTTCGACGATGCCTTGGCACCGGTGATAGCCTGGATGTTCTGGCCCTGGAACGGCAGCGCGCCCAGATCCACACCCTTTGCCCAACGGTAGCCAGCGTAGACCTTAGCCGGGCCGAAGCCGTACGAGCCAGCCACCGAAGCGCGGCGGATCGTAGCGTCCGGGTTCACGACCGTGCCCACGGCGTTTGCCGAAGCCAGGTTGACTTCGTCATAGGCAGCACCGACCGCGAACGGACCAGCAGCGTAGGTCAGGTTCGCGCCGAATTCACGGCCGAGCTTGGCCGAACCCGGGACTTCGCCCAAGGCGCCGGCACCGGTGTTTGCACCGGCGCTGTACAGGGCGCTGGCGGTCAGGCCGCCGAACGTGCCGATGTACTTGACCGAGTTGTCAGCACGGCTGGCGAAAGCGGCGTCCTGAGCGGTGATCGAGTACTTGTTCGAAATGGCCATCGGGTCGAACTGCAGACCGAAGTCATAGAACGGGGTCTGGTGACGACCCAGGCTCAGCTGGCCATATTGGCTAGCCAGACCGACGTAGGCTTGGCGGCCGAACAGGCGGTTGTCGTTACCCGACTTGCCGTCGTCCAGGTTGAAACCGCTTTCCAGCACGAAGACGCCCTTCAGGCCGCCGCCCAGGTCTTCCACGCCACGCAGGCCCCAACGGCTGCCCGACAGGTTACCCGAGGTCATGCGAACCACGTCGTGGCCATTCGGTTGGTTTTGCTGGTATTCGATACCGGCATCGACCACGCCGTACAGGGTTACGCTCGATTGGGCATAGGCGCCACCAGCGGCCAGAGCGGCGACGGCAGCAGCAAACAGTTTCATCTTCATATCGACACTTTCCTTGTCAACTGATTGGGAAATCTTGGTTGCCCAAGTACTTGGGCGACGCATTAACGTTCACGTCTGTTGCGTATTATGTGCCAGCCCCCCCGGCCGTCAGAAGGCTTTTTCGGCGTAAACCATGCCCACTGGCGGTTTTTGTTGTCGGGGAGCAACAGGAATGGGTAGAAAAATCCCCGTTTTGGTGCAAAACAGGGATGGCAGGCCGACAAGATCTCCTACCTCAGCCGAATTAGTCCGGCTGCGTTTCCCCTGAAGCGGTGGCTTCAGGTGCCGGGCGGCCCACAAAGCGCGCCAGCAGTAGTCCCAGTTCATAAAGCGCCACCAGCGGCACGGCCAGCAGCAGCTGCGACAGCACATCGGGCGGGGTCACGATGGCCGCGATGATGAACGCCCCCACGATCACATAGGGGCGGATCTGCTTGAGCTTTTCCAGTTCCACCACGCCAAAGCGCACCAGCACGATCACCACCACCGGCACTTCGAAGGTAATGCCGAAGGCCAGGAAGGTGGTCA harbors:
- a CDS encoding BREX protein BrxB domain-containing protein; translated protein: MSSLKADFDELRERIRHGRELGHASFEPIYYLVFSPDQILEAKRQTPAWVAKLHQEGWNVHTFSIAEQIWALLKDDPFWSLCVMEDKSAPLDWPRTNKALADILTADNGLLKRLEDTLQPLEGQQNALLLVTDLEALHPFLRIGAIESQLHGKFHVPTIFLYPGVRTGKTRLKFLGFYPEDGNYRSVHVGG
- a CDS encoding DUF1819 family protein; this translates as MAKNKPYTTQLQAGLGLVNETKALLDLWSPGMSANQLHQVALGSGRFPTVTARRLRNIVVECFAPRYLVAGGASAAHLKRLSATISTADLTQLMFVHTSRANPILGDFVRQVYWTRYAGGYTQITNDDARAFVERGIDDSKTVKRWSETTVRRVSAYLTGCCADYGMLERGLRSSRRILPLRISPSVAAYLAYELHFAGVGDNALLTHEDWQLFGLAREDVLEEIKRLSLKGLLIVQAAGDVIRISWKQQDMEALCDVLTQS
- a CDS encoding BrxE family protein; translation: MSDGMQGEWERTNKYGLMRSRANRKGQPVKEEMDESYQSTLLQMRLVVGYLGERAQFAWWPTAFFGASSRLFLEPVFAKTPTLAQYHGVLEAARRLHDEHLNVGSYHLFRLPEEVEQDLHVIVQGGFGEELASQAAQGKEATLDALRRLAATSTASGVGPTAVGCIKDLNSAATLQAIASAYLTAFSQSAKVYPYLVG
- a CDS encoding ClpXP protease specificity-enhancing factor, giving the protein MPETSTKPYLIRAIYEWCTDNGFTPYIAVFVDANTSVPREFVKNNEIVLNVSFDATSGLDMGNEWIAFSARFGGVSRKIDVPVENVLAIYARENGQGMAFPVERSLPETQAATERENNPPPKLAPVEAETSASTADTGPGDDDTPPPVPRIGSKKPALKVVK
- a CDS encoding glutathione S-transferase N-terminal domain-containing protein; protein product: MMVLYSGTTCPFSQRCRLVLFEKGMDFEIRDVDLFNKPEDISVMNPYGQVPILVERDLILYESNIINEYIDERFPHPQLMPADPVQRARARLFLFNFEKELFTHVYTLENEKGKAAEKNHERARAAIRDRLTQLAPIFVKNKYMLGEEFSMLDVAIAPLLWRLDHYGIELSKNAAPLLKYAERIFSRPAYIEALTPSEKVMRR
- a CDS encoding cytochrome c1 yields the protein MKKLLSILALAGACFAGAPAMASEGGFPLEPAPVNTADLSSLQRGAKVFVNYCLNCHGASMMRYNRLKDIGLTDDQIRENLLFSADKVGETMTIAMQPKEAKAFFGAQPPDLSVIARARGDDWLYTYLRTFYRDDSRATGWNNLVFPSVGMPHVLWELQGQRAAKFTEVEEHGEKVHKFAGFEQLSQGKLSKVEYDQATADLVGFLDWMAEPAQNHRKRLGVWVLLFLGVFTVFAWRLNAAYWKDVK
- a CDS encoding cytochrome b, coding for MAAEKQVKTTGLLGWIDARFPATQLWEDHLSKYYAPKNFNFWYFFGSLALLVLVIQIVTGIFLVMNYKPDATLNAAGIPVAFASVEYIMREVPWGWLVRYMHSTGASAFFVVVYLHMFRGLLYGSYRKPRELVWIFGCLIFLCLMAEAFMGYLLPWGQMSYWGAQVIVNLFSAIPVIGQDLSLFIRGDYVVSDATLNRFFSFHVIAVPLVLLGLVIAHIIALHEVGSNNPDGVEIKAKKDEKGIPLDGIPFHPYYSVHDTLGVAGFLLLFSAVIFFFPEVGGYFLEHNNFFPADPLKTPPHIAPVWYFTPFYSMLRATTSNFLPILWVFFALLLGMVFLRSKDARIKVGAIAIAVILAVGFYFIDAKFWGVLVMGGSVVILFFLPWLDCSPVKSIRYRPAFHKTILTVFVVVFLVLGYLGVQPPSPVGEKVSQLGTLLYFAFFLTMPLWSRVGEFKPVPERVTFHPH
- the petA gene encoding ubiquinol-cytochrome c reductase iron-sulfur subunit — its product is MSDQQDVKSVDKGRRNWLIATSVAGGVGGVAVAVPFVSTFAPSEKAKAAGAPVEADIGALKPGEMMTVEWRGKPVWIMRRTDEQLASLKKTDGEVADPNSDVPFTMKTPEYCKNETRSRADHKDVLVVVGICSHLGCSPSGPFGPGANSQLGTDPGFLCPCHGSTFDLAGRVFKNKPAPQNLDVPPYQFLTDSKIVIGKDEKGEA
- the mscL gene encoding large conductance mechanosensitive channel protein MscL, with amino-acid sequence MGMISEFRTFAVRGNVIDLAVGVIIGAAFGKIVDSVVNDLIMPLVGRVIGKLDFSSMFIVLADPPPGTPTTLDALKKAGVPVFAYGNFLTIVVNFLILAFIIFLMVRAFNRMRAAEPEAAPAAPPEEVVLLREIRDSLKTR
- a CDS encoding Nif3-like dinuclear metal center hexameric protein codes for the protein MKTKELELYLNDLLEVSRYKDYCPNGLQVQGRSEVTHVVTGVTASLALVDAAIEAGADAILVHHGYFWKNEDARVVGQKHARLKRLLGADVNLFAFHLPLDNHPEFGNNAQLGLQLGFTPTGRFSDDQLGWTGTLPAPMPLSALAAHVGGVLGREPLAIGEPDQMIRTVGWCTGGAQGYFDAAVAAGVDAYLSGEVSEQTTHLARESGVAYLAAGHHATERYGIRSLGEHVAERFGLRHTFIDIPNPV
- a CDS encoding Do family serine endopeptidase, whose product is MLRRFWLFFAQAVTVVLAVWFVVATLKPDWLQRGRVAVQSGSPIVALKEVVPNVSGPAAEGSYSEAAQVAMPAVVNIFTSKNGNKRSPNPQAEDPWFRFFFGDRLPERQEPVSSLGSGVIVSAEGYILTNHHVVDGADEIEIALTDGRKANAKVVGSDPETDLAVLKVTLKDLPAITLGRLENVKVGDVVLAIGNPFGVGQTVTMGIVSALGRSHLGINTFENFIQTDAAINPGNSGGALVDAQGNLLGINTAIYSRSGGSLGIGFAIPVSTAKQVMESIISTGSVTRGWIGVEPQDMTPEIAESFGLDAKEGALIAAVVQGGPADKAGVKPGDVLTKVDGLSITDTTALLNAIAQLKPGVDIKMTVIRRGKATDLTVTIGKRPPPPRRALPFEEEE